The following coding sequences lie in one Lolium perenne isolate Kyuss_39 chromosome 2, Kyuss_2.0, whole genome shotgun sequence genomic window:
- the LOC139829857 gene encoding uncharacterized protein, whose translation MRPSLKLEVDALVHSSADGLALRLLVLGGSRDCLRHIPKHASGSHDPARPSPAPLPRIQLGRHPRDAFFVSRCQKGADRNPEPKPEPELEQPDVVDNFFKKLDKARDDYIVEKGWHMPPEIFRKQKDEIIKYSWEIDILHADIDDISNRICGHALSALDLASTVMDMPSLGLGTNEISQQTVHQMVRSYATTFCKAAEDAYHKRVQIDTICSFLGALGCLGAIAHMLVEDTVSNLEDGHLKSKITYQLDTDYHQFSKKMNVLHEKIKLTERTEIVGKILLEGLIHAKSYVKKLIEDAHHLQDQD comes from the exons ATGAGACCTAG CTTGAAGCTCGAAGTCGACGCGCTTGTGCACAGTTCCGCAGATGGCCTCGCTCTGCGCCTCCTGGTGTTGGGCGGCTCCCGTGACTGTCTCCGCCACATCCCCAAGCACGCGTCCGGCTCGCATGACCCTGCGCGCCCCTcgccggcgccgttgccgaggatccAGCTGGGGCGACACCCCCGCGACGCATTCTTCGTCTCCCGGTGCCAGAAGGGCGCCGATCGCAACCCtgagcccaagccggagcccgaGCTGGAGCAACCGGACGTG GTAGACAACTTCTTCAAGAAGCTGGATAAGGCCCGAGATGACTATATAGTCGAGAAAGGTTGG CATATGCCACCTGAGATCTTTCGTAAGCAAAAGGATGAAATTATTAAATACTCGTGGGAGATTGACATTCTG CATGCAGACATTGATGATATATCAAATAGAATATGCGGCCATGCACTTTCAGCTCTGGATTTAGCTTCCACGGTCATG GATATGCCATCATTAGGCCTTGGCACAAATGAAATTTCACAACAAACGGTGCACCAG ATGGTTCGGTCGTATGCAACGACATTCTGTAAGGCTGCAGAAGACGCTTACCATAAGAGGGTCCAAATAGACACGATTTGTTCGTTTCTTGGTGCTCTCGGATGTTTAGGGGCAATTGCTCATATGTTGGTTGAGGATACTGTGTCTAACCTCGAAGATGGCCATTTGAAAAGTAAGATTACCTATCAGCTGGATACAGATTACCATCAGTTCAGTAAGAAGATGAATGTTTTGCATGAGAAAATCAAGTTGACTGAACGAACCGAG ATAGTTGGTAAAATACTCCTGGAAGGTTTGATACATGCAAAATCATATGTAAAAAAGCTGATCGAAGATGCACATCATCTCCAAGACCAAGACTAA
- the LOC139829736 gene encoding uncharacterized protein isoform X2 — protein sequence MASLCASWCWAAPVTVAAASPSTRPARVTLLALPRAPSPAPLPRIQLGRHPRDAFFVSRCQKGADRNPEPKPEPELEQPDVVDNFFKKLDKARDDYIVEKGWHMPPEIFRKQKDEIIKYSWEIDILHADIDDISNRICGHALSALDLASTVMDMPSLGLGTNEISQQTVHQMVRSYATTFCKAAEDAYHKRVQIDTICSFLGALGCLGAIAHMLVEDTVSNLEDGHLKSKITYQLDTDYHQFSKKMNVLHEKIKLTERTEIVGKILLEGLIHAKSYVKKLIEDAHHLQDQD from the exons ATGGCCTCCCTCTGCGCCTCCTGGTGCTGGGCAGCTCCGGTGACCGTCGCCGCCgcgtccccgagcacgcgcccGGCTCGCGTGACCCTGCTCGCGCTCCCGCGCGCCCCCTcgccggcgccgttgccgaggatccAGCTGGGGCGACACCCCCGCGACGCATTCTTCGTCTCCCGGTGCCAGAAGGGCGCCGATCGCAACCCtgagcccaagccggagcccgaGCTGGAGCAACCGGACGTG GTAGACAACTTCTTCAAGAAGCTGGATAAGGCCCGAGATGACTATATAGTCGAGAAAGGTTGG CATATGCCACCTGAGATCTTTCGTAAGCAAAAGGATGAAATTATTAAATACTCGTGGGAGATTGACATTCTG CATGCAGACATTGATGATATATCAAATAGAATATGCGGCCATGCACTTTCAGCTCTGGATTTAGCTTCCACGGTCATG GATATGCCATCATTAGGCCTTGGCACAAATGAAATTTCACAACAAACGGTGCACCAG ATGGTTCGGTCGTATGCAACGACATTCTGTAAGGCTGCAGAAGACGCTTACCATAAGAGGGTCCAAATAGACACGATTTGTTCGTTTCTTGGTGCTCTCGGATGTTTAGGGGCAATTGCTCATATGTTGGTTGAGGATACTGTGTCTAACCTCGAAGATGGCCATTTGAAAAGTAAGATTACCTATCAGCTGGATACAGATTACCATCAGTTCAGTAAGAAGATGAATGTTTTGCATGAGAAAATCAAGTTGACTGAACGAACCGAG ATAGTTGGTAAAATACTCCTGGAAGGTTTGATACATGCAAAATCATATGTAAAAAAGCTGATCGAAGATGCACATCATCTCCAAGACCAAGACTGA
- the LOC139829736 gene encoding uncharacterized protein isoform X1 produces MASLCASWCWAAPVTVAAASPSTRPARVTLLALPRAPSPAPLPRIQLGRHPRDAFFVSRCQKGADRNPEPKPEPELEQPDVVDNFFKKLDKARDDYIVEKGWHADIDDISNRICGHALSALDLASTVMDMPSLGLGTNEISQQTVHQMVRSYATTFCKAAEDAYHKRVQIDTICSFLGALGCLGAIAHMLVEDTVSNLEDGHLKSKITYQLDTDYHQFSKKMNVLHEKIKLTERTEIVGKILLEGLIHAKSYVKKLIEDAHHLQDQD; encoded by the exons ATGGCCTCCCTCTGCGCCTCCTGGTGCTGGGCAGCTCCGGTGACCGTCGCCGCCgcgtccccgagcacgcgcccGGCTCGCGTGACCCTGCTCGCGCTCCCGCGCGCCCCCTcgccggcgccgttgccgaggatccAGCTGGGGCGACACCCCCGCGACGCATTCTTCGTCTCCCGGTGCCAGAAGGGCGCCGATCGCAACCCtgagcccaagccggagcccgaGCTGGAGCAACCGGACGTG GTAGACAACTTCTTCAAGAAGCTGGATAAGGCCCGAGATGACTATATAGTCGAGAAAGGTTGG CATGCAGACATTGATGATATATCAAATAGAATATGCGGCCATGCACTTTCAGCTCTGGATTTAGCTTCCACGGTCATG GATATGCCATCATTAGGCCTTGGCACAAATGAAATTTCACAACAAACGGTGCACCAG ATGGTTCGGTCGTATGCAACGACATTCTGTAAGGCTGCAGAAGACGCTTACCATAAGAGGGTCCAAATAGACACGATTTGTTCGTTTCTTGGTGCTCTCGGATGTTTAGGGGCAATTGCTCATATGTTGGTTGAGGATACTGTGTCTAACCTCGAAGATGGCCATTTGAAAAGTAAGATTACCTATCAGCTGGATACAGATTACCATCAGTTCAGTAAGAAGATGAATGTTTTGCATGAGAAAATCAAGTTGACTGAACGAACCGAG ATAGTTGGTAAAATACTCCTGGAAGGTTTGATACATGCAAAATCATATGTAAAAAAGCTGATCGAAGATGCACATCATCTCCAAGACCAAGACTGA